A region from the Brassica napus cultivar Da-Ae chromosome C8, Da-Ae, whole genome shotgun sequence genome encodes:
- the LOC106415012 gene encoding alpha-glucan water dikinase 1, chloroplastic — MSNSLVNNLLNRALIRPPHHTKLNSSCLPAVGKIGRSNLSTQLFGKGLHKSAQRLLTDIGRPVSFVTRAVLAMDPASQAVEKFNLDGNIDLLVEVSSTNVREVNIQIAHTSDSLLLHWGGIRDNKEKWVLPSRSPDRTINYKNRALRTPFVKSGDNSYLKLEIDDHAIQAIEFLIFDESRNKWYKNNGQNFHINLPMGKNVEHNVSVPEDLVQIQAYIRWERNGKQNYSPEKEKEEYEAARAELREEMMRGASAEDLRRKLLKKDDTSDSPESKETSSSEQKSEKKVSKQPKQKKHFSTEKIQRKGRDLNKLICKHAADSVESKSKSSSEPRALTTLEMYAKAKEEQESTPVFSKKSFKLEGSMILVLVTKLSGKTKIHLATDYKEKITLHWALSQKGGEWLDPPSDILPPNSLPVRGAVDTQLTIASTDLPSPVQTFEVEIEGDSYKGMPFVLKAGERWIKNSGRDFYVDFAKEEKHVQKDYGDGKGTAKNLLDRIANLESEAQKSFMHRFNIAADLVNEAKNAGQLGFAGILVWMRFMATRQLVWNKNYNVKPREISKAQDRLTDVLQEVYASYPEYRELLRMIMSTVGRGGEGDVGQRIRDEILVIQRNNDCAGGMMEEWHQKLHNNTSPDDVVICQALMDYVKSDFDMSVYWKTLNENGITKERLLSYDRAIHSEPSFRREQKDGLLRDLGHYMRTLKAVHSGADLESAIQNCMGYQDDGEGFMVGVQINPVSGLPSGYPDLLRFVLQHVEEKNVEPLLEGLLEARQELRPLLLKSHDRLKDLLFLDLALDSTVRTAIERGYEQLNDAGPEKIMYFISLVLENLALSSDDNEDLIYCLKGWQFALNMFKSKKDHWALYAKSVLDRSRLALQSKAERYLEILQPSAEYLGSCLGVDQWAVSIFTEEIIRAGSAAALSSLVNRLDPVLRKTANLGSWQVISPVEVVGYVTVVDELLTVQNKTYDRPTIIVAKRVRGEEEIPDGAVAVLTPDMPDVLSHVSVRARNGKICFATCFDSGILSDLQAMDGKVLSLKPTSADVVYREVNDSEVSSQSSDNLEDVPPPSISLVKKQFVGRYAISSEEFTNDLVGAKSRNIGYLKGKVPSWVGIPTSVALPFGVFEKVLSEKANQAVSEKLQVLKKSLDEGDQGALGEIRKTVLGLVAPSELVEELKRTMKSSDMPWPGDEGEQRWEQAWSAIKKVWASKWNERAYFSTKKVKLDHDYLCMAVLVQEVINADYAFVIHTTNPSSGDSSEIYAEVVKGLGETLVGAYPGRSLSFICKKNNLDSPLLLGYPSKPIGLFIRRSIIFRSDSNGEDLEGYAGAGLYDSVPMDEEDKVVLDYTTDPLITDESFQKKILSDIARAGDAIEKLYGTPQDIEGVIRHGKLYVVQTRPQV, encoded by the exons ATGAGTAACTCCCTAGTAAATAACTTACTTAACCGGGCTTTGATTCGTCCTCCACATCATACCAAGCTCAACTCTTCTTGCCTTCCTGCTGTGGGGAAGATTGGCAGATCTAATCTGAGTACACAGTTATTCGGGAAAGGTCTTCATAAGTCTGCACAGAGGCTGCTCACTGATATAGGAAGGCCTGTCTCCTTTGTTACACGAGCTGTTCTTGCCATGGATCCTGCTTCTCAG GCAGTAGAGAAATTTAATCTTGACGGAAACATTGACTTACTG GTCGAAGTCAGTTCTACAAATGTTAGAGAAGTAAATATCCAAATAGCTCATACAAGCGACTCGTTGCTTCTACACTGGGGTGGAATACGTGACAACAAAGA aaaatGGGTTTTACCTTCTCGCTCTCCGGATAGAACTATAAACTACAAGAACAGAGCGCTTAGAACTCCGTTTGTGAAa TCCGGTGACAACTCTTACCTCAAACTAGAGATAGATGATCACGCCATACAAGCTATTGAGTTTCTTATATTTGACGAGAGTCGCAACAAATG GTACAAAAACAACGgtcaaaattttcatataaacttACCAATGGGAAAGAATGTGGAGCACAACGTTTCTGTTCCTGAAGATCTTGTACAGATCCAAGCATATATTAGATGGGAACGTAATGGTAAACAAAATTACTCCCCTGAGAAAGAGAAG GAGGAGTATGAAGCTGCTCGTGCGGAGCTAAGGGAGGAAATGATGAGAGGTGCTTCAGCGGAAGATCTTCGAAGGAAGCTGCTGAAGAAAGATGACACTAGTGACTCTCCGGAGTCTAAGGAGACTTCATCCAGTGAACAGAAGTCAGAGAAAAAAGTTTCCAAGCAACCGAAGCAGAAAAAACATTTCAGCACTGAGAAGATTCAGCGCAAAGGAAGGGACCTGAATAAGCTTATATGCAAGCACGCTGCTGATTCTGTtgaatcaaaatccaaatcctcAAGTGAACCACGGGCCTTAACGACTTTGGAGATGTATGCTAAAGCAAAGGAGGAACAAGAAAGTACTCCGGTCTTTAGCAAGAAATCGTTCAAGCTTGAAGGCAGCATGATCTTG GTTCTTGTCACTAAACTTTCCGGAAAGACTAAAATTCATCTGGCAACTGATTACAAAGAGAAGATTACTCTTCACTGGGCTTTATCTCAAAAGGGTGGAGAGTGGTTG GACCCACCTTCAGATATACTGCCACCAAACTCTTTGCCAGTACGTGGTGCTGTTGATACACAACTCACCATTGCTTCAACAGATCTTCCTAGTCCG GTGCAAACTTTTGAGGTGGAAATAGAAGGAGACAGTTACAAGGGCATGCCATTTGTACTCAAGGCTGGTGAAAGATGGATCAAAAATAGTGGCAGAGACTTTTATGTGGACTTTgctaaagaagagaaacatgttCAGAAG GATTATGGTGATGGAAAAGGTACAGCCAAGAATTTACTGGATAGAATCGCAAATCTGGAGAGTGAGGCTCAAAAGTCTTTCATGCATCG ATTCAACATTGCAGCAGATCTTGTGAACGAAGCAAAAAATGCTGGTCAACTGGGCTTTGCAGGGATCCTAGTCTGGATGAGGTTTATGGCTACAAGACAGCTTGTATGGAACAAAAACTATAATGTTAAGCCAAG GGAGATAAGCAAAGCGCAGGATAGGTTGACTGATGTTCTACAGGAAGTTTATGCAAGTTATCCAGAGTACAGAGAACTTTTGCGGATGATAATGTCTACCGTTGGTCGAGGCGGTGAAGGAGATGTTGGGCAACGAATCCGAGACGAAATTCTAGTCATCCAG AGGAATAATGACTGCGCGGGTGGAATGATGGAGGAATGGCATCAGAAGTTGCATAACAACACTAGTCCAGATGATGTTGTCATCTGTCAG GCTTTGATGGATTATGTGAAAAGTGACTTTGACATGAGTGTTTACTGGAAGACTTTGAACGAAAATGGCATAACCAAAGAGCGACTCTTGAGTTATGATCGTGCCATACACTCTGAACCAAGTTTTAGAAGAGAACAAAAAGATGGTCTTCTCCGTGATCTTGGACACTACATGAGGACTTTAAAG gCTGTTCATTCAGGGGCAGACCTGGAATCAGCTATACAAAATTGCATGGGCTACCAAGATGAT GGAGAAGGTTTCATGGTTGGGGTGCAGATAAATCCTGTATCAGGATTGCCTTCTGGATATCCA GACTTGCTTCGTTTCGTCCTACAACATGTTGAAGAAAAGAATGTTGAGCCACTTCTTGAG GGCTTGCTCGAAGCTCGTCAAGAGCTAAGGCCACTTCTGCTGAAGTCTCATGACCGCCTCAAGGATCTATTATTCTTGGACCTGGCTCTCGATTCTACTGTCAGAACAGCTATTGAAAGAGGATATGAGCAATTGAATGATGCTGGACCTGAG AAAATTATGTACTTCATCAGCCTCGTTCTTGAAAATCTTGCCCTTTCGTCAGATGACAATGAAGATCTTATCTACTGCTTGAAG GGATGGCAATTTGCCCTCAACATGTTCAAGAGCAAAAAAGATCATTGGGCACTGTATGCAAAATCTGTTCTTGACAGAAGCCGACTGGCACTTCAAAGCAAAGCTGAGAGGTACCTTGAAATTTTGCAACCATCGGCTGAGTATCTTGGATCTTGTCTTGGAGTCGATCAATGGGCT GTTAGCATATTTACTGAAGAGATCATTCGAGCCGGATCTGCTGCAGCGTTGTCATCACTTGTTAACCGACTCGACCCAGTTCTTAGGAAGACTGCCAACTTGGGAAG TTGGCAGGTTATAAGTCCTGTAGAGGTCGTTGGATACGTCACTGTTGTGGATGAATTGCTCACTGTACAGAACAAAACCTACGACAGACCTACGATCATAGTTGCGAAAAGAGTGAGAGGAGAGGAGGAGATTCCTGATGGTGCTGTTGCAGTACTGACACCTGACATGCCTGATGTACTATCTCATGTCTCTGTCCGAGCAAGAAATGgaaag ATCTGCTTTGCCACATGTTTTGATTCTGGGATCTTATCTGATCTCCAAGCAATGGATGGGAAAGTGCTGAGCCTAAAGCCAACCTCTGCAGATGTGGTCTATAG AGAGGTGAATGATAGTGAAGTTTCGAGTCAAAGTTCAGACAACTTAGAAGATGTCCCTCCTCCAAGCATTTCCTTGGTCAAGAAGCAGTTTGTGGGTAGATATGCTATATCGTCTGAGGAGTTCACTAATGACTTG GTTGGTGCTAAATCAAGGAATATTGGATACCTGAAAGGGAAAGTTCCTTCTTGGGTTGGTATCCCAACTTCAGTTGCGCTGCCATTTGGTGTTTTTGAGAAGGTTCTCTCCGAAAAGGCGAATCAG GCGGTGAGCGAGAAATTGCAAGTATTGAAGAAAAGTCTTGATGAGGGAGACCAAGGTGCTCTTGGAGAAATCCGTAAGACAGTGTTGGGACTAGTCGCACCCTCAGAACTG GTTGAGGAACTGAAAAGAACTATGAAAAGTTCTGACATGCCATGGCCGGGTGATGAAGGTGAACAGAGATGGGAGCAAGCTTGGTCAGCCATTAAAAAG GTATGGGCTTCAAAATGGAACGAGAGAGCGTACTTCAGCACAAAGAAAGTAAAACTGGATCATGACTATCTCTGCATGGCTGTTTTGGTCCAAGAAGTCATCAATGCTGACTACGCATTCGTCATTCACACAACCAACCCATCTTCTGGAGACTCATCAGAGATTTACGCTGAg GTTGTCAAAGGCCTTGGTGAAACTCTTGTAGGAGCATATCCGGGTCGGTCTCTGAGTTTCATCTGCAAGAAAAACAACCTTGATTCGCCTCTG TTGCTAGGTTACCCAAGCAAACCCATTGGACTGTTCATAAGACGCTCCATCATCTTCAGATCCGATTCTAACGGAGAAGATCTCGAAGGCTATGCAGGTGCAGGTCTCTACGACAG TGTACCAATGGACGAGGAAGACAAAGTCGTGCTCGATTACACAACGGATCCTCTCATCACTGACGAGAGCTTCCAAAAAAAGATCCTCTCAGACATTGCACGCGCAGGAGATGCCATCGAGAAACTGTATGGAACTCCACAGGATATTGAAGGTGTGATCAGACACGGGAAGCTCTATGTCGTCCAGACACGACCACAAGTGTGA
- the LOC125591945 gene encoding uncharacterized protein LOC125591945: MKNSEARPVGSAPLPKSNEVEKKNPNECNYIQNDKRSHGKGRGGYRNRDNYSNGRDRYLAGRKGNHNNRGRGSNPGRGRDSYGRGRGEILKDKNPEAHMVHDSGYEADKESDVANDDLMDFETSDFSEK; the protein is encoded by the exons atgaagaacagtgaagcTAGACCTGTCGGATCTGCCCCATTACCAAAGTCCAATgaagttgaaaagaaaaatcccAACGAGTGCAATTACATCCAGAATGATAAGAGATCACATGGCAAAGGCCGTGGTGGATACAGAAACCGTGACAATTACTCGAACGGTCGAGATAGGTACTTGGccggccggaaaggaaaccacaataaccgtggtcgtggttccaatcccGGCCGTGGCCGAGACAGTTATGGCCGAGGTCGAGGCG AAATTCTTAAggacaagaacccggaggctcaTATGGTCCATGATTCCGGATATGAGGCTGATAAAGAATCCGATGTTGCTAATGACGACCTTATGGActttgagacttctgatt TCTCTGAGAAATGA